One Deltaproteobacteria bacterium DNA window includes the following coding sequences:
- a CDS encoding AbrB/MazE/SpoVT family DNA-binding domain-containing protein has product MAKQLIRIGNSLGLTLPTNEVKRLNLKPGDKVEIYSDGKSLKIVPAIKIKPTKLAGLWKGIKITEEDISEVRREMWGVRFK; this is encoded by the coding sequence ATGGCGAAGCAGCTGATTAGAATCGGTAACTCCCTAGGTCTTACCCTCCCGACGAATGAGGTGAAGCGCCTCAATCTAAAGCCAGGAGATAAGGTGGAAATCTACTCCGATGGGAAGTCTCTCAAGATTGTGCCGGCGATCAAGATCAAGCCGACAAAGCTTGCTGGTCTCTGGAAGGGGATCAAAATTACCGAGGAGGATATCAGCGAGGTGAGGCGTGAGATGTGGGGGGTGAGGTTTAAGTGA